One window of Triticum dicoccoides isolate Atlit2015 ecotype Zavitan chromosome 5A, WEW_v2.0, whole genome shotgun sequence genomic DNA carries:
- the LOC119300118 gene encoding uncharacterized protein LOC119300118: MYQTPTYPGGAEGAVPSSLMDTPLTEERRAARRVRRRVCSSGSPTSLNHGESDDAQEMSTNSTEISSSDCYTQLSSESSDEGCENRSSGHRRKRRKTSVISSASEQSGQDSPSACESLESDDVQITPGKDYVLPQRCDLSDAEKNRVVVLIKEIKAKVTVFVAIMLRSYSSYVTIPKEYAAVHFPPESATITLRSPGKNKKWHPRFYKKGTMIKLTGSWLHFVRDNDVHEGDICIFVPAKGGKPFMFTVHLLRKETTDSQTEVSHESSECEDSHGQPPYILPYGARLSPSQRSAVKKKVDSIQSEVPIYVSIMTKSNLGSRHMELSKRYAAEHLPHRNVTLMFQYMGKIWNINMLFHDRKYPKRWYLIGGWSKFISDNSLRLGDICLFELKKDEKELTVIVHLLRKESIDHPSGVSPVLDSNYVRASTMIASTVRVGEEPDDEEETASSGREEQGFDDEPIEHNYSEGASKAHMPTAPCSESNVSGISLSPEAREQAAGCSNKSFATEFPNKPSSTMEHNRIIHTDRAAASEVIGLSDYRIHNSCDSIDSQGGESLAVQQQSSPSPGIGNSVNLDSSSCDHRSAEHVEGESDVALQSSVRVTGQQVGDAEKEVNASGGENTLADLPHLEPQNVAAVPTQAALPMPKEKTDTQTNRSAQSDVAQAQPPQGEVEQAGLSGVATPQPLQPEMQASLSREVEAPANVVIQSAQPLVLEMQPSTPLSNIPLERTHPNRGQSSRQPEAAAGSAQPAQLFPAPSMMFNHPPIGDEPLKNELHRLRLHIDSLDKIYELKQSQLQTECSQEIEKIKQKYDLLLEERDSVHLEQMKTLDGLLEKVVFHQSLAADFRAKFISSSAAQAKAYSRPIHQTPQASQQAPMRPPGVTSTSPPAAWSSAGRPVVPGGAQPSQVDRPSTPASSQAPRPPLPFPQVVRPPINPGNLVRTTGAPTSHMPRGPPRGGHGVPSAPAPHLQRRLPPWAHSTSPANQRQQQQHATSVSSQSSHAVPPVSSSPLPPSRSQATHHGSSTRMDVDVVCLSDDE, translated from the exons ATGTACCAGACGCCGACATACCCAGGCGGAGCGGAGGGTGCCGTTCCGTCTAGTTTGATGGATACGCCTCTTACGGAGGAAAGAAGGGCGGCTAGGCGAGTTCGCCGGAGGGTTTGCTCCTCTGGCTCGCCAACTTCTTTGAACCATGGCGAGTCAGACGATGCACAAGAAATGAGCACAAATTCTACCGAGATATCAAGCAGTGATTGCTATACTCAGTTGTCAAGTGAAAGTTCAGACGAAGGATGCGAAAATAGAAGCTCAGGCCATCGCAGAAAACGGCGCAAGACATCTGTGATATCCTCTGCATCCGAGCAATCAG GGCAAGACAGTCCTTCTGCATGCGAGTCTCTTGAGTCGGATGATGTTCAGATAACTCCAGGGAAAGATTATGTGTTACCGCAAAGGTGTGATCTATCTGACGCAGAAAAGAATAGAGTAGTTGTGCTTATCAAAGAAATCAAAGCTAAAGTTACTGTTTTTGTGGCTATCATGTTGAGGTCTTACTCTTCATATGTG ACCATTCCTAAGGAATATGCTGCTGTGCACTTTCCACCTGAAAGTGCAACCATCACGCTTCGGAGTCCAGGCAAGAACAAGAAGTGGCATCCCAGATTCTACAAGAAAGGAACTATGATCAAGCTTACGGGCAGTTGGTTACACTTTGTGCGTGACAATGACGTGCATGAGGGAGATATCTGCATTTTTGTACCGGCAAAAGGTGGAAAACCATTCATGTTTACAGTCCATCTACTTCGCAAAGAAACAACTGATTCTCAAACTGAAGTTTCTCATGAATCTTCGGAGTGTGAGGACTCTCATGGTCAGCCGCCCTACATTTTACCATATGGAGCCCGTCTATCTCCCTCTCAGAGGAGTGCCGTTAAAAAGAAAGTGGACTCCATCCAATCTGAAGTTCCAATTTACGTGTCAATCATGACAAAGAGCAACCTTGGTTCCAGACACATG GAATTGAGTAAACGATATGCCGCTGAACATCTCCCCCACAGAAATGTAACTTTGATGTTCCAGTACATGGGAAAGATATGGAATATCAATATGTTGTTTCATGATCGGAAGTACCCCAAAAGGTGGTACCTTATCGGAGGTTGGTCCAAATTTATCTCTGACAACAGTCTGCGATTAGGAGATATCTGTCTCTTTGAACTGAAAAAGGACGAGAAGGAGCTTACCGTGATAGTCCATCTACTTCGCAAAGAGAGTATTGATCACCCCTCTGGTGTAAGTCCTGTTCTGGACTCGAATTATGTGAGGGCAAGCACAATGATTGCCTCAACAGTGCGTGTTGGGGAGGAGCCAGATGACG AAGAAGAAACTGCCTCTTCAGGGCGTGAAGAACAAGGATTCGATGACGAGCCTATCGAGCATAACTATTCTGAGGGAGCCTCTAAG GCACACATGCCTACTGCTCCATGCTCAGAGAGTAACGTGTCTGGAATCAGCCTGTCACCGGAAGCTAGAGAGCAAGCTGCTGGTTGTTCAAA CAAAAGTTTTGCAACAGAATTTCCAAATAAGCCTAGCTCCACTATGGAACACAACAGGATTATCCACACTGACAGAGCGGCAGCATCAGAAGTTATTGGTTTGTCAGACTACAGGATCCACAACAGTTGTGATAGTATTGATTCACAAGGAGGAGAGTCTCTTGCTGTTCAACAGCAATCGAGTCCTAGTCCTGGAATTGGCAATTCAGTTAATCTG GATTCTTCAAGTTGTGACCATAGAAGCGCTGAACATGTGGAGGGAGAGAGTGATGTTGCTTTACAGTCATCAGTAAGAGTTACAGGCCAGCAGGTAGGCGATGCTGAAAAGGAAGTTAATGCCAGCGGTGGAGAAAATACTCTTGCAGATCTACCTCATTTAGAGCCTCAAAATGTGGCAGCTGTGCCCACCCAGGCTGCATTGCCCATGCCTAAGGAAAAAACTGATACTCAGACAAATCGATCTGCCCAATCAGATGTAGCGCAAGCACAACCTCCACAAGGAGAGGTAGAGCAAGCAGGTCTGTCTGGTGTGGCAACGCCTCAGCCTTTACAACCTGAAATGCAAGCATCATTGTCTAGGGAAGTTGAAGCTCCGGCGAATGTTGTAATTCAGTCTGCTCAGCCTTTGGTGCTTGAAATGCAGCCATCAACCCCATTGTCAAATATTCCGCTCGAAAGAACACACCCAAATCGGGGTCAATCAAGTCGTCAACCAGAGGCCGCAGCTGGTTCTGCCCAGCCTGCACAACTCTTTCCGGCGCCGTCGATGATGTTTAATCACCCACCAATTGGTGATGAACCACTGAAAAATGAGCTGCACAGGTTACGGTTACACATTGACTCACTTGATAAAATCTATGAATTAAAG CAATCACAACTTCAGACAGAGTGCAGCCAAGAAATTGAGAAGATAAAACAAAAGTATGATTTGTTACTTGAGGAAAGGGATTCTGTTCACCTTGAGCAAATGAAGACACTTGATGGTTTATTGGAGAAAGTTGTCTTCCACCAATCACTAGCTGCCGATTTCCGAGCCAAATTCATATCATCATCTGCAGCACAAG CAAAAGCCTATAGCCGTCCAATCCATCAGACACCTCAGGCTTCTCAGCAAGCACCCATGAGGCCGCCAGGTGTGACATCGACTTCGCCGCCAGCTGCGTGGTCATCAGCTGGTCGACCAGTAGTGCCGGGAGGTGCACAGCCATCACAGGTGGATCGACCATCAACACCAGCATCATCACAGGCGCCTCGTCCGCCATTGCCATTTCCACAAGTGGTCCGGCCTCCCATAAACCCTGGCAACCTTGTCAGAACAACAGGAGCTCCTACAAGTCACATGCCTCGAGGTCCACCACGTGGAGGCCATGGAGTTCCGAGCGCACCCGCTCCTCATCTTCAGCGCAGATTGCCGCCATGGGCGCATTCCACGTCCCCTGCAaatcagaggcagcagcagcagcatgccacATCTGTAAGCTCGCAGTCTTCACATGCAGTCCCCCCTGTGAGCTCATCACCCTTGCCGCCGTCAAGGTCACAAGCAACTCACCATGGTTCGTCCACTCGGATGGATGTGGATGTGGTATGCCTGTCTGATGATGAGTGA
- the LOC119300119 gene encoding calmodulin-binding protein 60 A-like: MPAKRPLEGGGGGDSPSPARSPALKKRCRSFDLEIRGFRHLEEMVTNCVQRVEAAVESVIESAISRIPEVVTKAITCYLSRAPSLCKPLVDQNQPPRYKLRFLNGLSNEIFTKKGICTANGDPLKICLEENNQQENNSCRLLSAKIKIVVLDGDFNIDNKDCWTLEDFSRHIVRPRDKVGAVLTGELELSLKDGKADLRDATFIDNSKFMRSGKFRLGVMVVDELGERILEGVTEPFTVKDRRGEGSRKHVIPSLDDDVWRLQKISKDGVFHEALKGSGIFSVKDFLTSYYKDEHTLRKVLNKATKLVWTTIVDHAKKCVPGKELYSFIVEGHDVVLFFNCFYRIVGITSSDQYTPFKDLDKPMQGRVEQWSKVAYETLTNLQPDYVMDNGKPRPINQSIFQGLQQNCAERNVHEADDHQGTSGSHSKQCTLKRLGSIRVTPNEEDASFDISVYLGSGSEQYHVSTAANDIPGSVTLHCPATAADEFSGSVLLKQASLTMVDEDYDIPFVPSDASLHLFDASALAAFTDEPIYSRHVSFRESDCHETLAFRAESAV; the protein is encoded by the exons AGAGATCAGGGGATTCAGGCATCTGGAGGAGATGGTCACCAATTGCGTGCAGAGGGTGGAGGCTGCGGTTGAGTCCGTGATTGAGTCTGCCATCAGCCGG ATACCAGAAGTGGTGACTAAAGCAATTACATGCTACTTAAGCCGTGCTCCTAG TTTGTGCAAACCACTGGTTGACCAGAACCAGCCTCCAAGATACAAGCTTAGGTTCCTGAATGGCTTGAGTAATGAAATTTTCACAAAGAAGGGAATCTGCACAGCAAATGGTGATCCTCTCAAGATATGCCTGGAGGAGAACAACCAACAAGAGAACAATTCTTGTCGCCTTCTTTCTGCCAAGATCAAAATTGTTGTTCTTGATGGCGACTTCAACATAGATAACAAAGATTGCTGGACATTAGAGGATTTCAGCAGACATATCGTTCGTCCACGGGACAAGGTTGGGGCAGTGCTGACGGGGGAGCTGGAGCTTAGCCTGAAGGATGGCAAGGCTGATCTCCGTGATGCTACTTTTATTGATAACTCCAAGTTCATGAGGAGTGGCAAGTTCAGGCTTGGGGTAATGGTTGTTGATGAGCTTGGTGAACGGATCCTGGAAGGGGTAACTGAACCTTTCACAGTAAAGGATCGTCGCGGAGAAG GATCCCGAAAGCATGTCATTCCATCACTGGATGATGATGTTTGGCGCCTGCAGAAAATTTCGAAGGATGGTGTCTTCCATGAGGCACTCAAAGGGAGTGGCATCTTTTCTGTGAAGGACTTCTTGACGTCATATTACAAGGATGAACATACTCTCCGCAAA GTTCTCAACAAGGCCACAAAGCTAGTATGGACGACTATTGTTGATCATGCTAAAAAGTGTGTTCCTGGAAAGGAGCTTTACTCTTTCATCGTGGAAGGCCATGACGTTGTCCTGTTCTTCAACTGTTTCTATAGGATTGTTGGAATCACATCCAGTGACCAGTACACTCCCTTCAAGGACCTCGATAAACCGATGCAG GGGCGTGTGGAACAATGGAGCAAAGTTGCATATGAAACTTTGACCAACCTTCAGCCTGATTATGTAATGGATAATGGAAAACCAAGACCAATCAACCAGAGTATTTTCCAAGGACTTCAACAGA ATTGCGCAGAGAGAAATGTTCATGAAGCTGATGATCATCAAGGTACTTCAGGCAGTCATTCCAAGCAGTGCACATTAAAAAGGCTTGGATCCATACGAGTGACGCCAAATGAAGAA GATGCGTCTTTTGACATCAGTGTTTACCTTGGTTCTGGCTCCGAACAATACCATGTAAGCACCGCTGCAAATGACATACCAGGTTCAGTCACTCTCCATTGCCCGGCTACCGCTGCAGACGAATTTTCAGGATCAGTGTTATTAAAGCAAGCATCCTTGACAATGGTCGATGAGGACTATGACATACCTTTTGTACCCAGTG ATGCTTCACTCCATCTGTTTGATGCGTCTGCTTTAGCCGCTTTCACAGATGAGCCTATTTACTCTAGGCATGTCAGCTTCAGAGAGAGCGACTGTCACGAGACGCTAGCCTTCAGAGCAGAATCAGCTGTTTGA